The following proteins are encoded in a genomic region of Pagrus major chromosome 16, Pma_NU_1.0:
- the ciarta gene encoding circadian associated repressor of transcription a: MNALGSSSKWSSYDSLPSTSSFLLSESEQTEDEADVFSEGEGDSGITKPISSGNYLKFHSDQPHLRSRSKQSEDCPVEPKHPHSASSLGAAMIGSSSATPGDLVFAQKCADLRRFIHPLLGLVHGLKTGRFDKGLSSFQQSVAIDRLQRILGIIQRPEMGEKYLQNLLQIEVMLKMWFPQQAFQSTDTPSQTITPRQPPHWHQNQLHMPVKKRKLSWSDPEDSGKVPNKHEEHQHGEGGKCQAATSLDSVSICLPGLPKKLRTQVEDTVEPARGSCIVGFKFTDSAGALSRPSYLCYKRESENRKQPETSPSSPAQDCSVSSTDTVTTTDSP; encoded by the exons ATGAATGCACTGGGTAGTTCTTCCAAATGGTCCTCTTACGACTCGCTACCGTCCACCTCAAGCTTTCTCCTCAGTGAGAGCGAGCAGACTGAGGATGAAGCAGATGTCTTCTCAGAGGGAGAAGGGGACAGTGGAATAACTAAGCCCATCTCATCTGGAAATTACCTAAAATTTCATTCAGATCAGCCACACTTGAGGTCTAGAAGCAAGCAGTCTGAAGACTGCCCTGTTGAACCCAAGCATCCCCACTCAGCCTCTTCCCTTGGAGCTGCCATGATAGGCTCATCTTCAGCAACACCAGGGGACTTGGTATTCGCTCAGAAA TGTGCAGATTTGCGCAGGTTTATCCATCCTTTACTTGGGCTTGTACATGGACTGAAGACTGGGCGATTTGACAAAG GTTTATCCAGTTTCCAGCAAAGTGTTGCCATCGACAGATTGCAGAGGATTCTTGGAATAATTCAGAGGCCTGAAATGGG TGAGAAATACCTCCAAAACCTGCTGCAGATAGAGGTGATGCTCAAAATGTGGTTCCCTCAGCAGGCATTTCAATCTACAGATACACCAAGCCAGACCATCACTCCCAGACAACCACCACACTGGCACCAAAATCAGCTCCACATGCCAGTTAAG AAGAGAAAACTGAGCTGGTCTGACCCTGAGGACTCTGGCAAAGTCCCAAACAAGCATGAGGAACATCAACATGGAGAAGGCGGGAAATGCCAGGCTGCGACCTCACTTGACAGTGTTTCCATATGTCTGCCTGGATTGCCTAAAAAACTGAGAACTCAAGTGGAAGACACAGTTGAACCAGCTCGGGGCAGCTGCATAGTCGGTTttaagtttacagacagcgcTGGCGCTTTAAGCAGGCCGTCATATTTGTGTTacaagagagaaagtgagaatcGGAAGCAACCTGAGACTTCTCCATCCTCCCCTGCACAAGACTGCTCAGTGTCCTCAACTGACACCGTTACTACAACTGACTCACCTTAG
- the rprd2a gene encoding regulation of nuclear pre-mRNA domain-containing protein 2a: MSAGAGAASGGSLESTLERKLQGVSNTMESIQGLSTWCIDNKKYHSLIVRHWMKCLKKSDSAHRLNLIYLANDVIQNCKRKNAIVYRTAFAEVLRDAFLLVNVDGDPKVIKSVERILSIWEERGVYSGTLITELRSNLVKEESPPETPVEQKTPVESKADLRSKVLAEFVPQALMDELSKYKRSVEEVDMREKQLAAMRVDICSSVALKKLKDKAGGKKFSKDFEEGSAQLQEFVKFLDKQCKTGPPVMEALSNADIFYEMQYKEVKIVANAYQTFANRVSHLKRKLDALKATLPDLDDSPIPSPSADAPSPTGSESPFHGLELAHPDPDLDGSAMDDEAEPPAPSPLSSPGGSPKHMETLGENDNREVEDMELSDEEMDSGGIIVEEQMKCSTNPEVSTPLPAKPEPSVIKAQPIAQVTTPVAPPAAALESVDLAKIGSILNSLSSVMKNTGPLVESPPAAAPAVSSLKTTPAASVASPDPSSLVNLLSEVDMSPADLLGALSKVQGKGSFDGITSLLSSPAANVSSDSSSTGKVPPSPSSTSASAVPSQSPSSVTPVPSSGSSTVRQSTSSQKPPQASNPASALVQALHTDMELTKEPETSLSSKSLESKIHSFLQGNPAFSAFDLDFSSHPVQGGDTLSPVTGADTQDGTPVRDEGGGTPTQDEIMDKPAVAPLISNTNQSSIGETFETAPVAYQNNSQKNPNNPQQQAHLPPDMAQNGQVYQPYPYGKQEMSERGITTPVAHYQQISEKPGGPVPGERAPGIANSSQTVEGFQRGRERGWYGDIYPEGNSQQPGGYNVMVPGGAGENKTSGLYPYQVEQPQELGSQQGASAPPDYFRNTLPPVPKFPPPPHSFKAPPPVPSGAMIPQEQQPMPRANTGEVHGSGVDSVISGMVVHDHQHKSMFHSDEPLYDRPRPPHPEDFRPPHPEDFRPPHPEDFRPPHPEDLRHHPENLRYQEEPEFYHDDLHRPDAPFFQEEPYHHTEEPYYRPGSPPHHYTRVRARLTPPLSPSEDPYFAHDFQRHSPPPPRFAPRRPPPHPEIRHPGLRPPHRPPHSAHHQHPRGPPRAPFPRFHGPDPRMRGKRPGPRGGGPMFAPKRPFPPPRY, encoded by the exons ATGTCAGCCGGAGCAGGAGCCGCGTCAGGAGGCTCCCTGGAGTCAACGCTGGAGAGGAAGCTCCAGGGTGTCTCAAACACCATGGAGTCGATTCAAGGACTGTCAACGTGGTGCATCGATAACAAGAAGTACCACAGCCTGATTGTGCGACACTGGATGAAGTGCTTGAAGAAAT CTGACTCCGCACACAGGCTCAACCTTATCTACCTAGCCAACGATGTCATTCAGAActgtaaaaggaaaaatgcCATTGTTTACCGTACAGCGTTTGCAGAGGTGCTTCGAGACGCCTTCCTGCTGGTCAA CGTTGATGGTGACCCTAAGGTTATTAAATCAGTGGAGAGGATACTGTCCATCTGGGAGGAGAGGGGTGTGTATTCAGGGACACTGATTACTGAACTCAGGAGTAACTTAGTCAAAGAGGAGTCACCTCCTGAGACACCCGTGGAGCAAAAAA CTCCAGTTGAGTCTAAAGCAGATCTACGGTCCAAGGTTCTTGCAGAGTTTGTG CCTCAGGCACTAATGGATGAACTGTCCAAGTACAAGAGATCTGTGGAGGAGGTTGacatgagagaaaaacaactggCAGCTATGAGGGTTGACATCTGTAGCTCTGTGGCCCTTAAGAAGCTCAAAG ATAAGGCCGGAGGAAAGAAGTTTTCTAAGGACTTTGAGGAAGGAAGTGCACAACTACAGGAGTTTGTCAAGTTCCTTGACAAACAATGCAAAACAGGGCCTCCTGTAATGGAGGCCCTCAGCAACGCAGATATCTTCTACGAGATGCAGTACAAGGAGGTCAAGATCGTTGCCAAT GCCTACCAGACATTTGCTAACAGGGTGTCCCACCTTAAGCGTAAGCTGGATGCCCTGAAGGCCACCTTGCCAGACCTGGACGACTCACCCATCCCCTCACCCTCTGCAGATGCACCGTCTCCAACTGGCTCAGAGTCCCCTTTTCATGGCCTGGAATTGGCGCACCCCGATCCAGATCTTGATGGCTCAGCTATGGATGATGAGGCAGAGCCACCGGCACCGAGCCCTCTGTCCTCGCCAGGAGGATCTCCCAAACACATGGAGACACTCGGGGAGAATGACAATCGTGAAGTGGAAGACATGGAGCTCTCTGATGAAGAAATGGACAGCGGGGGGATAATAG TCGAGGAGCAGATGAAATGCTCCACCAACCCAGAGGTGTCCACTCCACTCCCTGCAAAACCTGAGCCATCAGTGATAAAAGCGCAGCCTATCGCACAGGTCACAACCCCTGTAgcacctcctgcagcagctttgGAAAGTGTTGATCTGGCTAAAATTGGCTCAATCCTCAACAGTTTAAGCTCAGTCATGAAGAATACAG GACCATTAGTGGAGAGTCCACCTGCAGCAGCCCCTGCTGTGTCCTCATTGAAGACCACACCTGCTGCATCTGTGGCCTCTCCGGATCCCAGTTCACTGGTAAACCTTCTTTCCGAGGTGGACATGAGTCCTGCAGACCTCCTCGGTGCTCTCTCCAAAGTCCAGGGCAAAGGCAGCTTTGATG GCATCACTTCTCTCCTGAGCAGCCCAGCTGCAAATGTCTCTTCAGACTCTTCCAGTACAGGCAAGgttcctccctctccctcatccACATCTGCATCAGCAGTGCCCTCTCAGAGCCCGTCCTCTGTTACACCTGTGCCTTCTTCAGGCAGCTCTACTGTGAGGCAGAGCACAAGCTCCCAAAAGCCCCCTCAGGCGTCCAACCCAGCCTCTGCCCTGGTCCAGGCTCTCCATACAGACATGGAGTTGACAAAAGAGCCTGAAACGTCCTTGTCTTCCAAGAGTTTAGAGTCTAAAATCCACAGCTTCCTGCAGGGGAATCCAGCTTTTAGTGCATTTGACCTGGATTTCTCTTCACACCCAGTGCAGGGAGGGGATACCCTCAGTCCAGTAACTGGGGCAGACACGCAGGATGGGACTCCAGTGCGGGACGAGGGCGGAGGCACACCAACTCAAGATGAGATCATGGACAAGCCTGCGGTGGCTCCGTTAATTTCCAACACAAATCAGTCATCTATTGGAGAAACTTTTGAAACGGCTCCTGTTGCATACCAGAACAACAGTCAGAAGAACCCCAACAATCCCCAACAGCAAGCTCACCTGCCGCCAGATATGGCTCAGAACGGACAGGTCTACCAGCCTTACCCATATGGCAAACAGGAGATGTCGGAGCGCGGCATCACTACACCTGTTGCACATTACCAGCAGATTTCTGAAAAACCTGGAGGGCCAGTGCCTGGAGAAAGAGCCCCAGGCATTGCCAATAGCTCACAGACAGTTGAAGGCTTTCAGCGGGGGAGAGAAAGGGGTTGGTATGGTGACATTTACCCAGAGGGGAACTCTCAGCAACCCGGAGGCTACAATGTGATGGTGCCTGGAGGGGCTGGAGAAAACAAGACGTCAGGACTTTATCCATACCAAGTCGAGCAACCTCAAGAGTTAGGATCCCAGCAAGGCGCCTCTGCACCACCTGATTACTTCAGAAACACCCTCCCCCCTGTCCCGAagttccctccacctcctcatagTTTTAAGGCGCCTCCTCCTGTGCCCAGTGGTGCAATGATTCCCCAAGAACAGCAGCCAATGCCCCGCGCAAACACAGGGGAGGTGCATGGGTCCGGAGTCGATAGTGTCATCAGTGGGATGGTGGTCCACGACCATCAACACAAATCCATGTTTCATTCAGATGAACCGCTGTATGACCGGCCTCGCCCCCCTCACCCTGAGGATTTTCGCCCTCCTCACCCTGAGGATTTTCGCCCCCCTCACCCTGAGGATTTTCGCCCTCCTCACCCTGAGGATTTACGCCATCACCCAGAGAATCTGCGTTACCAAGAAGAACCCGAGTTTTACCACGATGACCTCCACCGTCCCGATGCCCCCTTCTTTCAAGAAGAGCCTTACCACCACACAGAGGAACCATATTACAGGCCAGGCAGCCCTCCACACCACTACACCAGAGTTCGAGCACGCCTGACTCCCCCTCTCTCACCCTCAGAGGACCCTTACTTCGCCCACGACTTCCAACGTCACAGCCCCCCTCCTCCGCGCTTTGCTCCAAGGAGACCCCCACCTCATCCTGAAATACGTCATCCTGGTTTGCGGCCTCCACATCGGCCTCCCCACTCAGCACACCACCAACACCCCAGAGGACCCCCACGTGCACCATTCCCTCGGTTCCACGGCCCTGATCCAAGGATGAGAGGCAAACGTCCAGGCCCAAGAGGAGGGGGGCCAATGTTCGCGCCGAAAAGACCATTTCCACCCCCACGATACTGA